A part of Miscanthus floridulus cultivar M001 chromosome 6, ASM1932011v1, whole genome shotgun sequence genomic DNA contains:
- the LOC136459143 gene encoding cysteine-rich receptor-like protein kinase 34 isoform X1: protein MATPSLLRLLVLLTAGAAVLQVAAWVDCGDASPSPPPSSSTSPSPLSPPANGSSSNAPFRANLLTLLSALPRAAAPTGFASLSLGAGRDRAFVRGLCRGDFQPPRCLADLQEAVRTLGGSCPSSRRAAVWLDVYVAYADTNASTPREDDFRMLLYDTRLVAEPAAYLKAYGALMRNLVARAVGVGGGGGEAGTTARQFFATGEAQYASDDPNGTMYGMVQCMRDITAADCHRCLQASVPQLPCCKGNQGGVVLAYNCFLRIQVYTYYDLALDAPPSAAEPPSPTPAGETSGTGRPRNTIILAVVVPLGTILLAFVCTTGVYLRRRRGVNERRSRPPDVPYSRAPPRGRAKDDRSATYVHPEKFTLPVLRVATGNFAAENKLGEGGFGEVFKGRLQDGQAVAVKRLSKGSSQGFHELKNELILAAKLTHRNLVQLLGVCLEETEKLIVYEYLPNRSLDTILFGRRQQQALDWSKRYTIISGIAPGLLYLHEESRLRIIHRDLKPSNVLLGSDMTPKISDFGLARAFWGDESREVTKRPVGTLGYMSPEYAYYGHVSTKSDMFSFGVIVLEIVTGQRNSSPSVEDGSNRNLLSYVWEKWRRGSVAETVDASLGGQYARTEALACVQIGLLCVQKDPRSRPDASEVVLMLDGRSAIQQTPSRPAFCSGSISISGASARRAARGNAASYGRRSAIGPVSENSVTVSELEPR, encoded by the exons ATGGCCACGCCATCTCTTctccgcctcctcgtcctcctcaccgCAGGCGCCGCCGTCTTGCAGGTGGCCGCATGGGTGGACTGCGGCGACGCCTCGCCGTCGCCTCCTCCTTCGTCCTCCACTTCCCCCTCACCACTATCGCCGCCCGCCaacggcagcagcagcaacgCGCCGTTCCGCGCGAACCTGCTCACGCTCCTGAGCGCACTCCCGCGCGCCGCGGCGCCCACGGGGTTCGCGTCCCTCTCCCTCGGGGCCGGCCGCGACCGCGCCTTCGTCCGGGGCCTCTGCCGTGGGGACTTCCAGCCTCCCCGGTGCCTCGCGGACCTGCAGGAGGCCGTGCGCACCCTCGGTGGGAGCTGCCCCAGcagccgccgcgccgccgtgtgGCTGGACGTCTACGTCGCCTACGCCGACACCAACGCCTCGACCCCCCGCGAGGACGACTTCCGCATGCTCCTCTACGACACGCGCCTGGTAGCCGAACCGGCCGCCTACTTGAAGGCGTACGGCGCGCTGATGAGGAACCTGGTGGCGCGCGCGGTGGGcgtgggtggcggcggcggcgaggcaggGACGACGGCGAGGCAGTTCTTCGCAACCGGGGAGGCGCAGTACGCCAGCGACGATCCCAACGGTACCATGTACGGGATGGTGCAGTGCATGAGGGACATCACGGCGGCGGACTGCCACCGTTGCCTGCAGGCCTCGGTACCGCAGCTGCCGTGCTGCAAGGGGAATCAGGGAGGCGTCGTGCTGGCCTACAACTGCTTCCTGCGGATCCAGGTGTACACCTACTACGACCTGGCGCTCGACGCGCCGCCTTCAGCTGCTGAACCGCCGTCGCCGACGCCCGCTGGGGAAACAAGCG GAACGGGGAGACCAAGAAACACCATCATCCTTGCTGTCGTCGTTCCACTTGGAACCATACTCCTCGCGTTCGTGTGTACTACTGGTGTTTACTTGCGAAGGAGAAGAGGTGTAAACGAGAGGAGAAGTCGTCCACCGGATGTGCCATACTCCCGGGCCCCGCCCAGGGGGAGGGCCAAGGATGACCGCAGCGCAACCTACGTTCACCCGGAGAAATTCACCCTGCCGGTGCTGAGGGTGGCAACCGGTAACTTTGCTGCGGAAAACAAGCTGGGAGAGGGAGGTTTTGGAGAAGTTTTCAAG GGCAGGCTTCAGGATGGACAAGCCGTTGCAGTAAAAAGGCTCTCCAAGGGCTCCTCTCAAGGCTTCCACGAGCTGAAAAACGAGCTCATTCTCGCCGCCAAGCTGACACACAGGAACCTGGTCCAGCTTCTTGGGGTTTGCCTGGAGGAAACGGAGAAGCTGATCGTGTACGAGTACCTGCCAAATCGGAGCCTGGACACCATCCTTTTCG GGAGACGGCAGCAGCAAGCTCTGGACTGGAGCAAGAGATACACGATCATCAGCGGGATCGCGCCCGGCCTGCTGTACCTCCACGAGGAGTCCCGGCTGCGGATCATCCACCGGGACCTCAAGCCCAGCAACGTCCTGCTGGGTTCCGACATGACTCCCAAGATCTCGGATTTCGGACTCGCCAGAGCGTTCTGGGGAGACGAGTCCAGAGAGGTGACCAAACGACCTGTTGGAACCCT cggGTACATGTCCCCGGAGTACGCGTACTACGGGCACGTCTCGACCAAATCCGACATGTTCAGCTTCGGGGTCATCGTCCTCGAGATCGTGACCGGCCAAAGGAACAGCAGCCCGTCGGTTGAAGATGGCAGCAACAGGAATCTGCTGAGCTAC GTCTGGGAGAAGTGGAGGCGCGGATCCGTCGCGGAGACCGTGGACGCGTCGCTGGGCGGGCAGTACGCCAGGACCGAGGCGCTCGCCTGCGTGCAGATCGGGCTCCTGTGTGTGCAGAAGGACCCCAGGTCCAGGCCAGACGCGTCGGAGGTCGTCCTGATGCTGGACGGACGGTCGGCGATCCAGCAAACGCCGTCCAGACCGGCGTTCTGCTCCGGGTCCATATCCATAAGCGGCGCCTCAGCGCGGCGTGCTGCCCGCGGAAATGCAGCGAGCTATGGGCGTCGTTCTGCGATCGGACCTGTTTCCGAGAACAGCGTCACGGTTTCGGAGCTCGAACCGCGGTAG
- the LOC136459143 gene encoding cysteine-rich receptor-like protein kinase 34 isoform X2 codes for MATPSLLRLLVLLTAGAAVLQVAAWVDCGDASPSPPPSSSTSPSPLSPPANGSSSNAPFRANLLTLLSALPRAAAPTGFASLSLGAGRDRAFVRGLCRGDFQPPRCLADLQEAVRTLGGSCPSSRRAAVWLDVYVAYADTNASTPREDDFRMLLYDTRLVAEPAAYLKAYGALMRNLVARAVGVGGGGGEAGTTARQFFATGEAQYASDDPNGTMYGMVQCMRDITAADCHRCLQASVPQLPCCKGNQGGVVLAYNCFLRIQVYTYYDLALDAPPSAAEPPSPTPAGETSGTGRPRNTIILAVVVPLGTILLAFVCTTGVYLRRRRGVNERRSRPPDVPYSRAPPRGRAKDDRSATYVHPEKFTLPVLRVATGNFAAENKLGEGGFGEVFKFAGQASGWTSRCSKKALQGLLSRLPRAEKRAHSRRQADTQEPGPASWGLPGGNGEADRVRVPAKSEPGHHPFRETAAASSGLEQEIHDHQRDRARPAVPPRGVPAADHPPGPQAQQRPAGFRHDSQDLGFRTRQSVLGRRVQRGDQTTCWNPRVHVPGVRVLRARLDQIRHVQLRGHRPRDRDRPKEQQPVG; via the exons ATGGCCACGCCATCTCTTctccgcctcctcgtcctcctcaccgCAGGCGCCGCCGTCTTGCAGGTGGCCGCATGGGTGGACTGCGGCGACGCCTCGCCGTCGCCTCCTCCTTCGTCCTCCACTTCCCCCTCACCACTATCGCCGCCCGCCaacggcagcagcagcaacgCGCCGTTCCGCGCGAACCTGCTCACGCTCCTGAGCGCACTCCCGCGCGCCGCGGCGCCCACGGGGTTCGCGTCCCTCTCCCTCGGGGCCGGCCGCGACCGCGCCTTCGTCCGGGGCCTCTGCCGTGGGGACTTCCAGCCTCCCCGGTGCCTCGCGGACCTGCAGGAGGCCGTGCGCACCCTCGGTGGGAGCTGCCCCAGcagccgccgcgccgccgtgtgGCTGGACGTCTACGTCGCCTACGCCGACACCAACGCCTCGACCCCCCGCGAGGACGACTTCCGCATGCTCCTCTACGACACGCGCCTGGTAGCCGAACCGGCCGCCTACTTGAAGGCGTACGGCGCGCTGATGAGGAACCTGGTGGCGCGCGCGGTGGGcgtgggtggcggcggcggcgaggcaggGACGACGGCGAGGCAGTTCTTCGCAACCGGGGAGGCGCAGTACGCCAGCGACGATCCCAACGGTACCATGTACGGGATGGTGCAGTGCATGAGGGACATCACGGCGGCGGACTGCCACCGTTGCCTGCAGGCCTCGGTACCGCAGCTGCCGTGCTGCAAGGGGAATCAGGGAGGCGTCGTGCTGGCCTACAACTGCTTCCTGCGGATCCAGGTGTACACCTACTACGACCTGGCGCTCGACGCGCCGCCTTCAGCTGCTGAACCGCCGTCGCCGACGCCCGCTGGGGAAACAAGCG GAACGGGGAGACCAAGAAACACCATCATCCTTGCTGTCGTCGTTCCACTTGGAACCATACTCCTCGCGTTCGTGTGTACTACTGGTGTTTACTTGCGAAGGAGAAGAGGTGTAAACGAGAGGAGAAGTCGTCCACCGGATGTGCCATACTCCCGGGCCCCGCCCAGGGGGAGGGCCAAGGATGACCGCAGCGCAACCTACGTTCACCCGGAGAAATTCACCCTGCCGGTGCTGAGGGTGGCAACCGGTAACTTTGCTGCGGAAAACAAGCTGGGAGAGGGAGGTTTTGGAGAAGTTTTCAAG TTCGCAGGGCAGGCTTCAGGATGGACAAGCCGTTGCAGTAAAAAGGCTCTCCAAGGGCTCCTCTCAAGGCTTCCACGAGCTGAAAAACGAGCTCATTCTCGCCGCCAAGCTGACACACAGGAACCTGGTCCAGCTTCTTGGGGTTTGCCTGGAGGAAACGGAGAAGCTGATCGTGTACGAGTACCTGCCAAATCGGAGCCTGGACACCATCCTTTTCG GGAGACGGCAGCAGCAAGCTCTGGACTGGAGCAAGAGATACACGATCATCAGCGGGATCGCGCCCGGCCTGCTGTACCTCCACGAGGAGTCCCGGCTGCGGATCATCCACCGGGACCTCAAGCCCAGCAACGTCCTGCTGGGTTCCGACATGACTCCCAAGATCTCGGATTTCGGACTCGCCAGAGCGTTCTGGGGAGACGAGTCCAGAGAGGTGACCAAACGACCTGTTGGAACCCT cggGTACATGTCCCCGGAGTACGCGTACTACGGGCACGTCTCGACCAAATCCGACATGTTCAGCTTCGGGGTCATCGTCCTCGAGATCGTGACCGGCCAAAGGAACAGCAGCCCGTCGGTTGA
- the LOC136456646 gene encoding uncharacterized protein translates to MAAADSATASSSSSPECPAAPCMPTDPDFLSCVLQPPAASSSRPDADYAALRRLLLCRKPPSALQHRMEWRCNGKGYVAYRNFLLRRIEGGSAHSTPSNSGRWAPSPVHATLSEADSWSYMRDLRSNSGVLSRTVSIGSKQSDTERHVRFAEPAYSFVGMHCIFDNCKASVTILKFGRASSDLLAYGAADGSLTVCQVSEPPSVLQKMIGHSKNITDFDFSSNNQYIASCSLDKTVRVWEISKGTCIRVVYGVSSQLCICFHPVNNNLLLVGNANKEINAINFSTGRVISKLNFDDAVTALDIDHTGQFIFAGDAQGYIYTVSVNSHTGSLSRTHKNKSNKSKSPITTIQYRTFSLVARCPVLLSCAQDGNLSFFSIMTDAKGYLTLICSLKLASRLQTIRASFCPLLSLEKGEFIVTGSEDANVYFYDLARPKNSCVNKLQGHGSPVIGVAWNHGENFLASSDSDGTVIVWKRSKTN, encoded by the exons ATGGCTGCCGCCGACTCGGccacggcctcctcctcctcctccccggaGTGCCCCGCCGCCCCTTGCATGCCGACGGACCCTGACTTCCTCAGCTGCGTCCTACAGCCACCGGCCGCCTCCTCGTCCCGCCCCGACGCCGATTACGCTgccctccgccgcctccttctcTGCCGCAAGCCCCCCTCCGCCCTTCAGCACCGAATG GAGTGGCGGTGCAACGGCAAGGGCTATGTCGCCTACCGCAACTTTCTTCTCCGGCGCATCGAAGGCGGCAGCGCCCACAGCACGCCCAGCAACAG TGGAAGGTGGGCTCCCTCTCCAGTACATGCTACACTCTCCGAGGCAGACAGCTGGAGTTATATGCGG GACTTGAGAAGTAACAGCGGTGTGTTAAGCCGCACCGTAAGTATTGGCTCAAAGCAGAGTGATACTGAGCGGCATGTCAGATTTGCCGAGCCTGCATACTCATTTGTTGGAATGCATTGCATCTTTGACAACTGCAAAGCCTCAG TTACGATACTGAAATTTGGCCGTGCAAGTTCCGACCTGCTTGCATATGGTGCAGCAGATGGCAGCTTGACAGTCTGCCAGGTTTCTGAGCCACCATCTGTTCTTCAAAAAATGATAGGGCATTCTAAAAATATCACAG ATTTTGATTTTTCATCTAATAACCAGTACATAGCTTCATGCTCTCTGGATAAAACTGTACGAGTATGGGAAATCTCTAAAGGCACGTGCATCAGGGTCGTCTATGGAGTTTCTTCCCAGCTATGTATCTGTTTTCATCCT GTGAACAATAATTTGCTTTTAGTTGGCAATGCAAACAAGGAAATCAAT GCAATAAATTTTAGCACTGGGAGAGTAATCAGCAAACTTAACTTTGATGATGCGGTTACAGCTTTGGATATTGATCACACTGGGCAGTTTATTTTCGCTGGTGATGCACAG GGTTACATATATACTGTTAGTGTGAACTCACATACAGGGTCATTATCTAGAACTCACAAGAACAAAAGTAATAAGAGCAAATCTCCTATTACAACAATCCAGTATCGGACCTTCTCTCTGGTGGCGCGCTGCCCAGTACTTCTTTCTTGTGCTCAAGATGGAAACCTTTCTTTCTTCAG CATCATGACAGATGCTAAGGGATACTTGACTCTCATATGCTCCCTAAAACTGGCCTCACGGCTGCAGACTATCCGTGCTTCTTTCTGTCCACTTCTTTCCCTTGAGAAAGGAGAGTTCATAG TTACTGGAAGCGAGGACGCAAATGTCTACTTCTATGATTTGGCACGCCCAAAGAACTCATGTGTGAATAAACTACAG GGACATGGTTCTCCAGTAATTGGGGTTGCCTGGAATCATGGGGAGAATTTTCTGGCCTCGTCTGATTCAGATGGCACAGTTATTGTATGGAAGCGATCGAAAACTAATTAG